From a single Rhodococcus jostii RHA1 genomic region:
- a CDS encoding L,D-transpeptidase, with protein sequence MHARRRLGQLAAVLAVLLLAVAAACAPSTEQPAGPATPPPGPKITVSPADGTATVNPLDPVSVNTTGGTLETVTMTNDEGRVIEGIFTPDRLSWKPGVPLGYGRTYTLAVTAIGDQGIRSEKTSTFSTVTPGNQTKPTFVTTGGNLLADGGTFGVGIVIVTHFDEPITDRAAAEKALHVEATPPVNGSWYWADDQNVHWRPENYWTPGTQVTVRAAVYGIPLGEGLFGQEDAQTSFTIGDAHISVADDTTKQVTVTDNGQVVRTMPTSMGRGGTEVVGGQTLSFWTQPGIYTVINKANPVIMDSSTYGLPVNSRLGYKETINYATRISNDGIYLHELADTIWAQGNTNVSHGCLNLSPDNARWFYDFSVPGDIVEVRNTGGAPLELWQNGDWSLPWDQWQAGSALT encoded by the coding sequence ATGCACGCCCGCCGCCGTCTCGGTCAACTCGCCGCCGTTCTCGCAGTCCTGCTGCTCGCTGTCGCGGCTGCCTGCGCACCGTCCACCGAACAACCCGCTGGGCCGGCCACGCCGCCGCCGGGACCGAAGATCACCGTGTCCCCAGCCGACGGCACCGCCACGGTCAACCCGCTCGACCCGGTGTCGGTGAACACCACCGGTGGCACCCTCGAGACGGTCACCATGACCAACGACGAAGGCCGGGTCATCGAGGGCATCTTCACCCCCGACCGCCTGTCCTGGAAACCGGGAGTACCCCTCGGCTACGGCCGCACCTACACCCTCGCGGTGACCGCCATCGGCGACCAGGGTATTCGGAGCGAGAAGACCAGCACCTTCTCCACCGTCACCCCAGGAAACCAGACCAAACCCACCTTCGTCACCACCGGCGGGAACCTGCTCGCCGACGGCGGCACCTTCGGCGTCGGCATCGTCATCGTCACCCACTTCGACGAACCGATCACCGACCGCGCCGCCGCCGAGAAGGCCCTGCACGTAGAAGCCACACCCCCGGTCAACGGCTCCTGGTACTGGGCCGACGACCAGAACGTGCACTGGCGACCGGAGAACTACTGGACACCCGGCACCCAGGTCACCGTCCGCGCCGCCGTGTACGGCATTCCCCTCGGCGAAGGCCTCTTCGGACAGGAGGATGCGCAGACCTCGTTCACCATCGGTGACGCCCACATCTCCGTCGCTGACGACACCACCAAACAGGTCACCGTCACCGACAACGGGCAAGTGGTCCGCACGATGCCGACGTCGATGGGTCGTGGCGGCACCGAGGTCGTGGGCGGGCAGACCCTCTCGTTCTGGACCCAACCGGGCATCTACACCGTCATCAATAAGGCCAACCCGGTCATCATGGATTCCTCCACCTATGGGTTGCCGGTGAACTCCCGCCTCGGATACAAGGAAACGATCAACTACGCCACCCGCATCAGCAACGACGGCATCTACCTCCACGAACTCGCCGACACCATCTGGGCGCAGGGCAACACCAACGTCTCCCACGGGTGCCTGAACCTCAGCCCCGACAATGCCCGCTGGTTCTACGACTTCTCCGTGCCCGGCGACATCGTCGAGGTCCGCAATACCGGCGGCGCTCCCCTCGAGCTGTGGCAGAACGGCGACTGGTCGCTCCCGTGGGACCAATGGCAGGCCGGCAGCGCCCTGACCTGA
- a CDS encoding STAS domain-containing protein: MVYLRSVIDSPQHLRLALSQTAFFDQADPDEGGFALEVDEPAGGPIVLRVSGDLDMVTAPILAACLDEVVLRGRCAVVDLLPAGFVGCAALAVLADAGTRLREQRSRLTVAAFGPLRHILDDAGIDAVQCCGTLPDAFTAAHTGSASVVELVRPRPGRPAAPRRRPFGARRPTPSIG, translated from the coding sequence ATGGTCTATCTTCGTTCCGTCATCGACAGCCCGCAGCATCTGCGGCTTGCCCTGTCGCAGACCGCGTTCTTCGACCAGGCCGATCCCGACGAAGGCGGTTTCGCCCTCGAGGTCGACGAACCGGCCGGCGGCCCGATCGTGCTCCGGGTGAGCGGCGACCTCGATATGGTCACCGCACCGATTCTGGCGGCCTGCCTCGACGAGGTCGTGTTGCGCGGGCGCTGCGCCGTCGTCGACCTGCTGCCCGCCGGGTTCGTCGGCTGCGCCGCACTGGCCGTCCTCGCCGACGCCGGCACCCGGCTCCGTGAGCAACGCAGCCGACTGACCGTCGCCGCATTCGGACCCCTGCGGCACATCCTCGACGACGCCGGGATCGATGCGGTGCAGTGCTGCGGCACCCTCCCCGACGCGTTCACCGCCGCCCACACCGGGTCTGCGTCCGTGGTGGAGTTGGTGCGGCCGAGGCCGGGCCGTCCGGCCGCACCGCGCCGCCGACCGTTCGGCGCGCGCCGGCCCACCCCATCCATCGGATGA
- a CDS encoding Rv1733c family protein produces the protein MAGRAPDPVRWWRLQPCSRNPLMRGTDRVEAVVVALVVTVVLLLVPVCAAVGTETFTSLQQQSRALAAQARPVPAVLLVDAGIDPQAEPAVRIIDTGASSWARWTVDGREHTGQVPAPPQARAGDTVTVQVGPDGELLDPRGGTENAVLAIAAACGLWAVLAGAGGLVIGGVHRMLVRSRLRVWDQALKKFAEPPR, from the coding sequence ATGGCGGGGCGGGCACCGGATCCGGTGCGGTGGTGGCGGTTGCAGCCGTGCAGCCGTAACCCGTTGATGCGGGGCACCGATCGGGTCGAGGCGGTGGTGGTTGCGCTGGTGGTCACGGTGGTGTTGTTGCTGGTGCCGGTGTGCGCGGCGGTGGGGACCGAAACCTTCACCTCGCTGCAGCAGCAGAGCCGGGCGCTGGCCGCGCAGGCGCGGCCGGTCCCCGCGGTCCTGCTCGTCGACGCCGGTATCGATCCGCAGGCCGAACCGGCGGTGCGGATCATCGACACCGGCGCCTCGTCCTGGGCGCGGTGGACGGTGGACGGGCGTGAGCACACCGGACAGGTTCCGGCGCCACCGCAGGCGCGGGCCGGAGACACCGTCACCGTGCAGGTGGGCCCGGACGGGGAGCTGCTCGACCCGCGCGGTGGCACCGAGAATGCGGTGCTGGCGATCGCGGCGGCCTGCGGGTTGTGGGCGGTCCTGGCCGGCGCCGGCGGGCTGGTGATCGGCGGGGTGCACCGGATGCTGGTCCGGTCCCGGCTGCGCGTGTGGGATCAGGCGTTGAAGAAGTTCGCGGAACCACCCCGCTGA
- a CDS encoding GAF and ANTAR domain-containing protein — MSEISTAPLSRSEAAHALDTVTRALAVLRDETPAQEPLEEVLGRLARTAATAVPDADAVSVTHLDDAGPRTVALTDDTLAAIDGDQYAAGRGPCLQAAISRRPVRAVVGEHADRWPEFTAAARAAGIRAYLSVPLIVDTPGEDPGELAGSFNVYARTAAAFDPFDEKLMQLLTTAASAAISNARRWRRAQRQVEHLTEALTSRADIDQAKGVMMAMHRIGADEAFTRLSEISQRTNTKVHAVARHLMAEFADPDHPPPL, encoded by the coding sequence ATGAGCGAGATCAGCACCGCGCCGCTGTCGCGGTCCGAGGCGGCGCACGCCCTCGACACCGTCACCCGCGCACTGGCGGTGCTGCGGGACGAGACCCCCGCGCAGGAGCCGCTCGAGGAGGTGCTCGGGCGGCTGGCCCGCACGGCGGCCACCGCGGTGCCCGACGCGGACGCGGTCAGCGTCACCCATCTCGACGACGCCGGCCCGCGCACCGTGGCCCTGACCGACGACACCCTCGCCGCCATCGACGGGGACCAGTACGCCGCCGGCCGCGGTCCGTGCCTGCAGGCGGCGATCTCACGGCGCCCGGTGCGGGCGGTTGTCGGCGAGCACGCCGACCGGTGGCCGGAATTCACCGCCGCCGCGCGAGCCGCGGGGATCCGGGCGTATCTGTCGGTGCCGTTGATCGTCGACACCCCCGGCGAGGATCCGGGAGAGCTGGCGGGCTCGTTCAACGTCTACGCCCGCACCGCGGCGGCGTTCGACCCGTTCGACGAGAAACTGATGCAGCTGCTGACCACCGCCGCCTCGGCCGCGATCAGCAACGCCCGTCGGTGGCGACGCGCGCAGAGGCAGGTCGAGCACCTCACCGAGGCGCTGACCTCCCGGGCGGACATCGACCAGGCCAAGGGGGTGATGATGGCGATGCACCGGATCGGCGCCGACGAGGCCTTCACCCGGTTGTCCGAGATCTCCCAACGCACCAACACCAAGGTCCATGCCGTCGCCCGCCACCTCATGGCCGAGTTCGCCGACCCCGATCACCCACCGCCGCTGTGA